cccgtttgacaggtctagccATGACCTATACGAGCCTAATTTTCTTAATTCAACACGATGCAAACATAAACGTACTGTACCGTTAAGTATGAGTTATTACTTACGGAGTATTAGTGATGAAATTTAGACGATGACTTAATAATTGAACTTATAGGATACGAGGATTGAATAAGTCCATTTGAGGGCGCCATAAGATTAATCTTAGAGCAACGTGATTGAAAAAATGACTTGTTcacaaagaataaaaaatatgtAAGAATGTAATTAACCATTGGTACTTCAATGACATAAGCAATTATTATAATTTTGTACCTATTTTGAGGAGGTAGATCACGAAAAAAAGTGAAAAaggtaaaataaataaacttgtataatactccgtattaaataaattaaattaggcaaatttgccttttatagcctaaattttgcgagaaatgaccttatataatattttttgtaaaaacacatcttaatttatttatttttgcgaaagacaaccaaagaaaagttttcggcattgactgagcttttctgGCCATTGACTTACACGTGAGCATCATATGTGGCTTCATTTTATATGTTAACTTGTGAAAACGAGCATGTTTAGTCGAAACGAAACAACTTCCCTTAAACACGACACAATATATCAAAATTGAGCACTACCAAAATAAACAACACTTTAACAATGCGTTTTGTGGAAAATGTAGCAAAATGAAGCTACAcatgcttctcacgtgcaagtcaattgCCGGAAAAACTCAGTCAATGCCAGAAACTTGCCTTAGGTTGTCTATCGCAAAAAAGATTTACTgtcatttcacaaaaaaaaattatataaggtcataTATATCTCGCAAAATTtaggttataaaaggtcctaaATTTAATAgcgaaaaatagaaataaatacTTGAGAATAGTTTAATAGCGACATGACACGACTCGACACAAGTCACATAAAAACCAATTTGAGAGTAGTTTGAAGCACATAAGATCTCAACCAAAAATTGTTAACATTGATACTCCGTATGAgattgtaaaatttgtaatgCAAACAAAATGCATTGCATACCACTATATAAGCATAAAGTGacttcaatttttaagtttaaaCTGTGGAAGCATGtatgatatgattatcatttatACCACCCCTACAAACTACAGGTCAGCCAAAGATTATGAATGCTTCCACCCCACGCCTAACATTTCCAACACTCCAATTGGGCCACTCCACCACATGAATGACCCCATTTCCCTCCCACCCGTATCCATTTAAATATAACCCGAATACCCAGAACCAAACCCTAAAAACACAATCACTGATAATAAAAAATGCCAAAAAGTAAAcgggagaagaagaagaaaagaaacaaaCCACCAAAAAAACCACTGAACATAAATTTCCAACTCATGTCACTTGCCACGTGTATATCCTTCTGGACCCCACTTTTTCTCATTGAACCCACATCTAAAGAGAGGGAAAGTAGAGAGTCAGCCACTCTCTGACCTACTCACCCCCTCCCCATTttagaaaaaaaggaaaatgaatttGTATTGATTTccagaataaaataaaaaggaaaaaaccACTAAATGTTTCCATATTTTTCACCCTTCACCCAACACAAtacacaacacaacacaacacaacactCATCCCATCTTTCCATCCATTTCCCCTCATTTCCGCTCTCTcccaactttctctctcctctctctctttctctctctttgctTTGCCCTTTTTTCCCCATTTCGCTTTCTCTCTCCGCCACCATGAAAGACGAGTGGTTCAGAGCTGCAATCTCCGACGACACCGTAGTCGCAGACCTCCTACTCCGCTTAAAGGAGTTCCCCTCCTCTTCATCGTCTCAAGCTTGCTCGTTTATCTTGAAGCCGCTCCCGCCGTCGTGGGGCTTACGTCAGCGCCGCTCTAAACCGCCTTCATCTTCCTCCTCTGGCGGTGACAAGAGGAGAGAGACTCGCCGTAGTCCTACTACCCCTCTTTCCTGGACTTGTGGCGGCGGGGCCGCTTCTCCTAGTGAGGGTTGTGACGAATCTCTCTCATCCCACCACATCCATCCGCCGCCGCCCGATCGGTACAGATCCAAGGTCAGTCAATTAGTCAGTTAGTTTtccattttatttttacttcCTTTTTCCACGGTGTCTGTCATTATAATTCCGTTTTTCTTAAAACATTCTTTTATAAAATTTGTTTCTGTTTTTAGCATTTTGAAAACAATTTCACGTCTTTTTGTCCTGTTTATGGTAGATTTACTAAAACACCCTTGTTAGTTACCCGGATCTCTCTCTCCGGCGAGCTACGACGTGTGTCAGCTGGTGAGAGTGTAAAGTCGAGATTACCCCACGAGATTTGCTTAATTACGAATCACGTGAGTGAGAGCGTATGTGATTCTCATACCCGGAAAAgcaagaagaagatgaaatgAGAGAAAGAATTCACGTTTAttcagttttttttgttttctctctcctcagctTTCCCGGTCAGCTGTCATTCTTGTTTTCCGCTACTaatttctcaattttttttcttttttgggaaaattcaaagaacaaaataaaaaagaagttTTCTTTATAATAACTTACCCtttttaatttagtttaatttttagGAGTGGGTACGGGTGGGGGTGGGATTTGTCTGAAGTACCCTTGAAGAAGGGTTTAAGAAGTAAGGAAGGACAATATTGTCAGAAAAAGTGACATTAGTCTTTGGATGACTCCTTTTACTTTCTGATACTCCAAAAACTTACCAGTGTGGAGGAAACTTCCACTCAACGCCTCCTCTTTCTCTATGCTCAAATCTCCAAAGTACCCTCTGTAACAAATCTAATCGCCATTTTACCATTTTTTACATACAACAAGGTCAAAAAGGTCATTTTCAATGGAGAAGATATAGTTTGGGGTGGGACCCAAGTAGATTGAACAGAACTTAGAGAGGGTTGTAAGTTGGTGTGTGGCGTTTGGTCCGCGTTTGGTTTTTTAAATTGGTGCTTTTCAGTGGATTATGtgcttactttctctctcctaaggGCCTTTTATTCTGTGTAGACGCGCGCATCTCTATTCCCATGCGCCGCTCTTGAGTCAAAGGCGTCGCCGTGACACGCcgctcattttcattttttcttttttgatttaaatttttagaAAAGGGGTTCGTGGAGTGTAGTAGTGTGCAAGCCATCCACTAGTACAATAGCACGCGTTAAGGGAGTGGAGGGAGGAAAGAGGTCACGTGAGGATGTAGGTGACAATTGATCTCACGTGACACTCACATGATAGTGCCACCGGTTTGAGTCGGTCACGTGACAACTGCACTGCGGTCAGGTTAGCTGGGCTAGCGGTTAACGGTTGCCGGTGACCACTAGTAGCCTGCCACGTGGGTGCTGACATTTCGAAATGGGATGCGTGTGCTTTTAATCTACTGCTTGCCAGTTCTATTTCTCAGGATCAGGGCCGTCCACGACGGTGATGGATGGCGGGATCTTCTTGGGACAGTCTTAATGGGTCCCACTTCGGAGGGTGTTAATTTTTGGAAGAGGGTGGTTTGAAGTTTCATGTGAGTAATGGATGGGTCATGGGTGGGGAATTAGTTGCTTATCCAATAATCTAGGACCCACTAATTTTTCTACTCTTTTCTTCTTAATTTGtattttaacaaaatttaaaaaatgttAGGTAGGCCAAAGTTTGAATCTTTTCAATTGATGCCCCAATCTCAGATGACTTCGAAGTTTATTTTGCGGGGTCTTAAGCTGAATTATGTTTCAAATTACACCtgttattattattcttattaaGTAAAATAAGGCGGACAACTTTAATCACCCTTTCGGATGAATCTCTCAAGTCCTCATCATTATGATTGGTTGTAAGTagtttattttcgaatttccaAATttgatctttgaacaaacctcccTCCCTTTCTCAATCCCTTTAAGTGGGCCCTGGTTCCAAATATCAGTTAATCACATGTGATCTAATGCTAAAATTAGCAATGTTGGGTTATTAGAGCTTAGAGTTGTATGTTATTTGTCCAATTTGAGCAATGACTTGTGTTATGTGGGGATCATTTATTGTTTGGTGGATTATTTCTTTTTCTGAATCAAATGACAGTTATAGCATTGTGAAGTTGGTCACCAAATGATTGTCTTAATTTCTTACTTAAATTGTTGTTTCTGTTTGAAGATCTGATTTTGGATTCTTGTACATGTATAAAAACTGACCTTTTGATGGTTGATTGTATTCAGATTTCGGCTTCCACGGAaacccccaccaccaccaccgcgtGCAAGAGACCGAGAAGGAAGAAGGTACTACATACTCCTCTCTTATGTTCCTCTAAGCGAATGGTGATATATTTTCTCGGACATGTTTTATGATGCATTTACATGTTCATTAGCTACTTTTTAAGCTTAAGAATGTgacttttgatttttatattgaGATGATAATTCTGTTTCATAACGCTGTGATGATCTTATGCGCGTTTGTTTAAATTGACTTTGCCAGACATTTGCCGAGCTTAGAGAAGAGGAGAGTTCATTGATGAAAGAGAGGACATATTTGAAAAAGGTTGGTTTTGTTGGACTTGGTCAGAGTTTTCGTTGGTTTCTTTTTTCTAGAGACAATTCACTGATTACAATTCTATGTATGTCTCTAACAGGAGTTGGCTACATTACGCGTAACATTGAAACAGGAGAGATCAATAAATGAGAATTTGAAGAGAATTAAGGTGTGTTTGGTTTTTTCTGATGCACCCTCCAGTTTGTCCTTAACTCTAAAGTTAATCATTAGTCCATTCTTGTGTGCTTTCTTGAAATTGTCTCTAGTCTTTAGGCCTTTAAAGATGAAGCTGATGTGCTGGTGTATAAAAGTCAAAGTCAATTCCCGAATTTGATTCATAAATATATGTCTTCTGAGTTCTGAGTTCTGAGTTTTTGCCTATAAATGCTTGATGCAAATGTTGGTTAATTCTTGGGTGGTGTATAAGATATTTACTCAATTTTTTGATGTGTTTGATCTACAGCTTGACATAAAAGTAGAAAGCAGAATAAAATCAGAAGCAAATTCAATTGAAGAACGTAATAACGGAATATCAGAAGCAGCCTCTTCGAGTGTATTGAATAAAGTGGAGGATGGTTCAGAGCCTGATTCATTCCCATCAAACACATCCCATGAGTCCTCGTTTGTGCTACCTGATCTAAATATGGTGCCAGATGAGGATACTGTTGGTTGGATTGAGCTGAAGAAACGAAGTTTCTAATGTCTCAATTTTTACCAACATTTGAAGGTAGCTAACTGTTTGTAAGGTTTATTAATGGATGGCGCTTTGTTCAACTGTTGAATGACTGAAGAGCCCTCCCATAAGGCAGGCAGGTGTAATTAGTTAATTACGGCATGAGTTAGGGGATTCACTTTGTTATTTACTGCCCAGATGCTAATACATATCTGGGAAACCAGGAAAAAAGCTTAGTATTCAGTAGTTGTTAGATAAATATACGGAGAGGAGATACTCAAATGTTCCTTCTTTTTTATCTTTTTCACTCAGGTTTTCTACGATCTTTCTTTGTTCACTGCTGCTCCAAGAATTCTTTGGGGGTAAGCCGGTTAGCTTTATTTGCTTATGGAACAAAATACGTAGACTTTATGTATTCTGTGCCATTATATTCTTTCCTTATCAGTTGTACAATAGAttttagaatatatatttttttgctttCTTGCTTACATTAGGGAAAGTACAATTATGGATTCTCACACCGCCTTTCTGGGCTCGAACCTGGGTTTTTTAGTTCCTTCTACTGTTGATTT
This sequence is a window from Spinacia oleracea cultivar Varoflay chromosome 1, BTI_SOV_V1, whole genome shotgun sequence. Protein-coding genes within it:
- the LOC110801172 gene encoding uncharacterized protein, translating into MFPYFSPFTQHNTQHNTTQHSSHLSIHFPSFPLSPNFLSPLSLSLSLLCPFFPISLSLSATMKDEWFRAAISDDTVVADLLLRLKEFPSSSSSQACSFILKPLPPSWGLRQRRSKPPSSSSSGGDKRRETRRSPTTPLSWTCGGGAASPSEGCDESLSSHHIHPPPPDRYRSKISASTETPTTTTACKRPRRKKTFAELREEESSLMKERTYLKKELATLRVTLKQERSINENLKRIKLDIKVESRIKSEANSIEERNNGISEAASSSVLNKVEDGSEPDSFPSNTSHESSFVLPDLNMVPDEDTVGWIELKKRSF